The Topomyia yanbarensis strain Yona2022 unplaced genomic scaffold, ASM3024719v1 HiC_scaffold_10, whole genome shotgun sequence genome contains the following window.
TGCTCTTTTCGGAATTCTGTTAATAAATTAAcaatatatttgaacattttccgCTACTGACAGCAACAGTTGATTGCAAAATGGTATACATTTGATAATATATCGAAAAAATGGGGTTCTATTGCTTCCAAATTGGACAACCCAGCCTTTTGTCTGCTTTAGTATTTTATCAGCTTTGTCTTGTCACAGCATTATTAACTCCTAGCCTCTGAATAATTGAGTTCAGGTAGCCTATTAAAACACTAGATGATAACCGATTTTTCATGGCGAATTtgtcagaaaaaaaactatttcaagAAGCTAGAGAATTCGAAGCGTCGCCATCACGGAAATTGATACGAAATTGACTAAAGACAAACATTTTCAACTAAGTCGAAATGAATAACTGGACCATCTTATCTTTTAAAATTGTTATTCTTAAATCGCAATCCATTTTCAAATGGGAAAAAAAGTTGAATTCAATCCTAATTCTTCTATCCAGAAAAGTTAGCTGTTTACCACTTGAAgtttgattttcacaaaatatttttttcatttaaaataagcaaaacattCGTAAATAAACctattttgtttagaaaacaatcAATTTGTGAGAAAATGAGCCGCTTTTCTTATAAACCCCGCGCACACACATTTTTGCTAACATCTTCCGTATTCGTCTCGATTGAAATACAATCGATTCGCCCCCCACCCCCGCCCCAATCGAGccgccacccccccccccccctcctcaaAACGTCACTCACCGTGCGTTCCGTATCCGGTCGGGTAGTACCGTCGGTGGGCTGCAGCCGCCACAGCGCCATTCTCGAACCGATAGAACGCATTCATGTCGGACGTATCGACGCCACCGGCACCGGACTGCTGNNNNNNNNNNNNNNNNNNNNNNNNNNNNNNNNNNNNNNNNNNNNNNNNNNNNNNNNNNNNNNNNNNNNNNNNNNNNNNNNNNNNNNNNNNNNNNNNNNNNNNNNNNNNNNNNNNNNNNNNNNNNNNNNNNNNNNNNNNNNNNNNNNNNNNNNNNNNNNNNNNNNNNNNNNNNNNNNNNNNNNNNNNNNNNNNNNNNNNNNNNNNNNNNNNNNNNNNNNNNNNNNNNNNNNNNNNNNNNNNNNNNNNNNNNNNNNNNNNNNNNNNNNNNNNNNNNNNNNNNNNNNNNNNNNNNNNNNNNNNNNNNNNNNNNNNNNNNNNNNNNNNNNNNNNNNNNNNNNNNNNNNNNNNNNNNNNNNNNNNNNNNNNNNNNNNNNNNNNNNNNNNNNNNNNNNNNNNNNNNNNNNNNNNNNNNNNNNNNNNNNNNNNNNNNNNNNNNNNNNNNNNNNNNNNNNNNNNNNNNNNNNNNNNNNNNNNNNNNNNNNNNNNNNNNNNNNNNNNNNCATTTTCAGCAGCATAACTGCAGgaacaaattaaaacaaaaacaattttttttgccacaattattgaaaaaatcgaACATAGAGTATGCCAAGTTACCAGTTACATCAAATCGGTAAAAACTCGAGCCATGTTGACTTAAGATTGGATAGATAAACTTTCTAAAATTTCCGATAAAAATACGAATTCATACAAAAACTGAACTGAGTTTTATTCTAAAGTGTCTTTCCCCTCCGGAAAAAGGGTTTGTGCAAATCAGTGCCATTCACAAAAGTCGTACCTAGACTGAATTATTAAAGTAGGCTTtagaaaacattttgtttcaaaaaaataattcgtTTGGGAGCGAACGGTCGGAAAAATTGTGGCCAAACGTAAATCACGCCTTCAAGACCGCGACCAAGCAATCAAAACGATCTTCTTCATGTCCTAATTATTTTCCGTCTGTCTATTTgcgctacgaggccaaacaccgacgccagacTCTATTATCTGGACTATCCAAGTCATGACTCATGGACCGAGGGACCAACGGTTTGATAGATTCTTCACCTAAGAAAAATCTTAACGGTTGAACTCAGACGAACTGGTGGATAACAGCCACGCTCACCGTCATCGTCAATGAAAACGATCAAAACTACACACAAGCATATAAAAAACCTTATTCATGCGATATATTAAAAATCTGTCAGGTTACATAAAATCTAATTTTCCTAAATTCTACCGGTACATTCACAATTACGACTTTTGGAGCAGAGCATCGAGCAACTCAAAACTGGCAGCATAACGTTGATCCACCAGCCGTCCGCGATCCTGCCACTTACGCCGAACCTGTCCCCAGTTTTGTTTGTGTTCAGCCATTAGTACCGCTTTGGAAATTGGCTCTGCATGAAAATCGATCTCCGTTCTCGGAACATCTCTATTGTGCCCTACCGGCGATGGACATCGGCTGTAAGAATACACAGCCGGGTCTGGGGCTGGCATAGCTCGAATCTCCTTTAGCTCGTGATTCCGGTACTGGTCAGCCATTTCCGCATTTCGCTCCCGTTTGATTGGCGAAAATGGACCGCTCAATCGATTCGGATTCAATCTCGGTTGGTTTTGCATCCACGAACGGCAAATTGGATAAAGCGGGGTAGATTCATCGAACCGAGCCAGATCTACACTCCGGTCAAACAGTTTCATTATGTACGACTGGTGCGGAATGGCAATTGACTCAGGTGCCGAAGTTTTCAACCGTTTTGAATATCGGATTTCGCGCTGCTCATCTGATTCGTCTCCCGCGTCGTCATCGCTTTGGGTTACGACGTCCTGGAGGGCTCCTTTGAGACGGCCCCGGGCCAGTGCGACGTTTTGCAGAGATCGGCCTATTTTTAATCGGTCCGGTGGTACAAAGGTTTATGATTTAATACAAAAACAACGAATAAGTAGTAGATTATTATAACTTACGCTTCTCTGCCGAATCCAGCAGATTTCGGCGCATGGACATGCTAAAACGGGAAGATGTTTTTTCAGAATAAAAAATGCCGATTGCTGTGATCCCAAATAAAGATTACAATAAACAATTTGTCGGAGTTGATGCTTGACATCGAATAGCGAAGTCagacagagatgccaggtacttttttcaaatgtctgcaataataattttgaaagtctgggaagaacaaaaaatgttaggaaagctagtgtaaccaaaagcttttatattcaaaaatctgtaaatatctgcaaacaaactaaaaaatctgcaaatatctgtgtcatcaaaaaaatctgcagcttaaattaagtctgcgaatttgcagacttgtctgcaaatctggcatcactGAAATCAGATTAACAGAATTCGACGGAATAATTTCAAATGGGCACAAATACAAAACGTAAACAAGTCGCCAGTTATACttcgacgagaacatttcaaatgggccgataaacaaaacgtaaacttcaaatggacactaacatacactcaaaaaaaagtaaacgttatgcctattgattttacacatagatttttgcaattaacggaggcatatagacactatttgctggcacataaacctaatgtgtgtatttacaagaaatattgatcttacattcacatttcataactattaggcacataagaccccattctataacaatatgcacatataacttatgtgtatgcatacatagtttatacagttgacacatagaaggtatgtgtgcgcgtgataacaatagcatttcttcttcatatgaatttaaagcggtttgaagcaaatagaattaacgtttggatttttttcagtgtagctttatacataccttaaataagccgattctgaaACCTGGCTGTTAGGGAAATAATGGATTatcgaaaaggcacataagcaaaataacttgttttgcttatgttccctttcacttcccctcaaaaattaacggctcataaacaccaaacaacaaaacggaaaaatttgtttatgggcccttttcttaatgaaaaagactatacttgaaaagggaacaaaaacatcgcaacaccaagaaagggatcaaaataaacgtcacataatcatttgctgtaaacaaaagggctcacccgcacgcactataagctaacgtctcgccgaaaagggattatgggagagggcacaaaaccagtgcgatgtttcaaaagggaccaaaacatttatctacaaaaaacgttcaaaatacaatttttttaataaatctgttatattattcggaaaaaatggttaatttaacacggcattgagttgtttggtccttaaatcaagctcctgttcataaatgggaatataaagtacgaggtaatttttcagacgccattttctcaacatgagcatattgtatataatgccttatgaaatgttgacgtcgaCTTAGGGTATCCAATCAACTTATGATCCCTCAGAGTAAGTGCCTGTTTATGTTGAAAAATTTGCACTTTTCTACGTTTTTCTATGCAATATATGCATGTATCTGTTCTAAAACTACTATACTTGAATCACATTTATTTACGACATGGAATTTCCTGTTTGGACAGTGTCAAAAATATATTAtggtactatgttttaattgccgcaaggttctactgtatcgattttgttggctattttcggcaaatttaagactaagagaaacgaaagcaatgaaattgaaagacggataggtattctagagcaaaTCAGACTTagaaacttagaacggaaaactaggactaggcaggctcatatggacatgatcgaaagaaaaaagtcttttgccttctgctaagtaggagttgggcgttgcacccaagtctgcTGCTTGGTCTTTGGTAGAACATatctcatcatcatgttttaccgccgacgccggtaaaagaaacttcacaaatcctcacctagaacgaccatgcgatcattcttttccccttctgctagcatcaagccgtaacgtatgcattcaatcgtcaccaagctatcggtgccgcgccgatcctattgtgattgaactacttgttgattttttcgttccgcacacacggatggctgatagcaattaatgacgcagaaaaatatattttggacATAgcagtttcaaagtagaactggaactgaaacatgcACATCCCTAGCAAATCGTTTTGTTTCATactttcgaacagttttgtttaaaAATTATACAACACCGTtcttgctgattttaaaacaccttTACAACtgtgcaaagttttcagcacagacacttagacccgataggctgggcaaaaataaatttgaatgcagtaacgctgaagacatgaattttaaactgaatagaacatccgctaaaactgctgctgggaacAAGTTTTAAAATTCTCAGTTTTATATTaaagaactgtcaaaattatgaatctataactgaaacactcctAAACATGCtctaatatttattgttttatgattgtacGATAAATGCTACTGTAAAGTTCTATCTGGGTAGCCCTTTCGTATACGACGAAATTTTAAAGGGCAGGATAAACATAACAATCAAATGGTTTTTATATTGTCAAGGAAAACATTGCCAACATACATCAAAAGctacatttaaataaaaaacctattttaatccacctagaggtgcaattgttcctttctcatttctccaaactatgatttaatagctggttcgtacaatataacattacggaaatatctttcattcttattacacttggtaagtatatataagagcacctttttgcattcatcgcggtatcggtttgaatcggagttttctatgtgatcgcacttcacaacccgtaactccggagccggaagtcggatggagatggaatttaatatcagtttccggggacgcaacacctttaatttgagactaagttgatcaaatcggtctagctattttcgagaaaccaatataaccgttattctgaatttggatgcttccggatccgtcgatggtggacagggtggccaaagagactttgaatgactgttggtgacctagatctacaaattcaacagttctgtttacattttggaaaaaaacttcacctttttacattcatcgcagaattcgttagaatcgggatttgctgcgtgatcgtacgtatcaccctgtaattcaggaaccagaactcggatccacataaaattcaacagcagctgatcgacctttcatttaaaatcaagtttgtcaaaatcggttcagaaaattccgagaaaccgatgtggacaaatcaacaaattttgttttgtaaccatactcttcaactcgtaatccggaacaagatgtcggttgaaaatgaaattcaatagcaacctatgggaatattatatcttttgttttaatcttagtttgtaaaaatcggttcagccatctccgagaaaccgatgtggacattttgttaacaaatccgcacatacacacacatacatacatgtcGTGTCCGGGTGTATATGTttcgcatacatacatacatacatacatacatacatacacacatacatacacacagatattttgcgatctcggcaaaCTCGActaatgttatatgagactcggccctccgggcctcggttagaaaatcggtttttgaagcaattgcataacctttctatatgagaaaggcaaaagaataatatttaattagcttaataagcatgagttcaatgttatcttcatgtgattataatttggaaaggttggtggaatgggtttgaacgtgtagggaatggggggttagtagagtgggagtggaggatgcgtcagaaatccttcatcttatttcggtatacgggatggatgaaggaaatgcgggcgtgagggtggtcaaagaggaggggagtgatgaaggagggaggtgtaagggcaagacgggggggcagcgacgcaatactcaactgcatattttgccttccatttgagacttggtttgagaaaatcggttcagtcatcaccgaagaaccgatttgactttaattgtggaatatgcccggaattccggacttccggaatcgtcgatagtggacaatatattcaaagaatgtttgattggcaatcagtgatctagatctacaattagaagtaatttggtgaccatttcaatagtttttagcctctgaggtattacgattgtaccgatttatatgggaaattccagtgtatccttactaacacccctgtaactccggaagtaagagtcagaaccgaatgaaattcagcagcagtcaatggcattactgtatctttcatttgaaatcaagtttgtaaaaatcggtagagaattcgttggggaatgggtgtgatattagcataggaacttggcgggttccccgggggcgtcatgaaccgtcataggtggccaatgtggtcaaagctactttgattgatcattagtgatccagacccgcaaactagagtaatgttacatcaattttaatatgttttacatcatttgaacatcatggtggtaccagtttatatgggaatttgctgtgtgaccgcactcttcaacccgtaactccggaaccagaagtcggatcaactaaaaattcaatagcagcttatgggagcgttatacctttcagatgaaactaagtttgcgaaaatcggtttagccatctctgagaaaattgtgtgagtttaaatgacacacacacacacatacacacacacacatacatacacacacacagacatttgccgatctcgacgaactgaatcgaatggtgtatgacactcggccctccgggcctcggttaaaaagtcgatttttacagtgattgcatagcctttctttatatgagaaatgcaaaacattgtcaaatattcaattttatttttctctattTGTACTTTGCTATCCTAATGAAAGATCAGTGTCGATTTGCTTTTATTCTCACCACGTGTCTTTCTTTATATTTTATGCCATCGTCTTTGATCCAAGGAACTTCGCACTTTCAATGATCATTCCTATCACCatctgagacgtccaaaaagttgtttcaaaatcgttcaacgcgGGTCCAACGGTGGActtttgttgaacggttatttgaacgttgtccaaattggtccaacgaacgtccttcattggacgattttgaaaccaaccgttcttagagggcaggGATCCAAGACAAGACGAGACCTAAAGGATAGATCCTTTGATCAACACCGTCAGCACCACTCAAAATGAAACGTTTCAAAACTAGCGAtgggaattttgaaaatataatcgATTTAACTATATCGatctttattttaataaaatcgatcttgtcaaacatcgacttataaaacctgttttaatccacctagaggtgcaattgtgcctttctcatttctccaaactatgatataatagctggttcgtacaatataacattatggaaatctcTTTCaatcttattacacttggcaagtacatatataagagcacctttttgcattcatcgcggtatcggtttgaatcggagttttctatgtgatcgcactccacaacccgtaactcctgagccggaagtcggatggagatggaatttaatatcagtttccggggacgcgacacctttcatttgagactaagttgatcaaatcggtctagccattttcgagaaaccaatataaccgttattctgaatttggatacttcaggatccgtcgatggtggccagtgtgaccaaagagcctttgaatgactgttggggacctagatctacaaattcaacagttgtgcacattttggaaaaaaaacacctttttacattcatcgcaaaattcgttacaatcggaatttgctgcgtgatcgtacgtatcaccctgtaattcaggaaccagaactcggatccacacaaaattcaacagcagctgatggacctttcatttaaaatcaagtttgtcaaaatcggttcagaaaattccgagaaaccgatgtggacaaatcaacaaattttgttttgtaaccatactcttcaactcgtaatccggatcaagatgtcggttgaaaatgaaattcaatagcaacctatgggaatattatacctttcatttgaatcttagtttgtaaaaatcggttcagccatctccgactaaccgatgtggacattttgttaacaaatccgcacatacacacacatacatacacacatacacatacacacatacatacatacacacatacatacacacagatattttgcgatctcggcgaactgagtcgaatgttatatgagactcggccctccgggcctcggttagaaagtcggtttttggagcaattgcataacctttctatataagaaaggcaaaagaataatatttaattagcttaataagcatgagttcaatgttatcttcatgtgattataatttggaaaggttggtggaatgggtttgaacgtgtagggaatggggggttagtagagtgggagtggaggatgcttgagaaatccttcatcttatttcggtatacggggtggatgaaggaaatgcaggcgtcagggtggtccaagggaaggggagtgatgaaggagggaggtgtaagggcaaggcggggggaggggtggtgacgcaatactcaactgcatattttgccttccatttgagacttggtttgagaaaatcggttcagtcatcaccgaagaaccgatgtgactttaattgtggaatatgcccggaattccggacttccggaatcgtcgatattggacaatatattcaaagaatgtttgattggcaatcagtgatctagatctgcgattagaagtaatttggtgaccatttcaatagtttttagcctctgaggtattacgattgtaccgatttatatggaaaattccagtgtatccttaccaacactcctgtaactccggaagcaagagtcagaaccgaatgaaattcagcagcagtcaatggcattactgtatctttcatttgaaatcaagtttgtaaaaatcggtagagaattcgttgtggaatgggtgtgatattagtttaggaacttggcgagttccccgggggcgttatgaaccgtcataggtggccaatgtggtcaaagctgctttaattgatcattagtgatccagacccgcaaactagagtaatgttacatcaattttgatatgttttacatcatttgaacatcatggtggtaccagtttatatgggaatttgctgtgtgaccgcacttttcaacccgtaactccggaaccggaagtcggatcaactaaaaattcaatagcagcttatgggaacgttatacctttcagatgaaactaagtttgcgaaaatcggttcagccatctctgagaaaattgtgtgagtttaaatgacacacacacatacacacacacacatacatacacacacacagacatttgccgatctcgacgaactgaatcgaatggtgtatgacactcggccctccgggcctcggttaaaaagtcgatttttacagtgattgcatagcctttctttatatgagaaaggcaaaaagatcagatgaaaaaaaacgattttcgagGCAAAAAGATCGATTGTGAAAAAATCGCGTCGTTTTGAACGGGATACAATCGATGTTTGTCAAAAATCGAAACGAAAACATCGGATagaattttcacttttttcatcTCACGGAGACCGTCTTCACTCGAATTGGCTCTTGGAATCGCTCTGCTAGATGACTTCTGTCACCTAGGGTGATTTCCGTCACTGCGGTGGTCGCTTTTTTCGCTCTCACCTTATCCAACTAGGCGAGTTGACGGTAATAGGACCCGTAAACTGGGCAAATAAACTATTAAACTACGTACGCAGAAGGGAAGCAGTTCGATATGGAATCAAAAAGTACCAACGTAATTTGTCGCAgagaatttttatttatgcaGTGTATTTTTCATTTGCGATCTATATTACTGTTACGACAAGCAGATTCGTACAGGTCTCTGAATAATTGAGTCCTACGCGACTAATTTTCTAATGCTGATTGTAATGAGAGGATTACATTACATACACCTTACGAGCTAAAAGTCCTACACTAAGTTCACGTATCGCTACAGCTTCAGTAGATGCGTCCGGACGTTATGGTTACGCCGGTGGTTAACCGAATGTTCATTCCGTCGTCAAGTGTTTTAGTAATAGATTCTCAAACCTCGAAgttttgaatcaaaatcaatcttACTTGTGTTCTGTTGATTGGAAGTGAGTGATGATACAGACAGAAggtagtttaaaaaaaaattaattcagtTTAAATGGGCTTAGTTTACATTGCAGACATCTTAATAGGGTCTCGATCGCTGGTCTCCGCGGTTCCTGTCGCTGTAATTGAAAACAAAGTGTTTGTGATTTTTGATAATGTTGCAACTAGCAAATATATGCCCGCTGAACGAATGTTCTTACTTTCCACGCATAGCACCACCGCCACCGCCTCGGGAGCCACCACGACCGCCAAAACCACCACGATCACCGCCGCCGCTATTGCGTTGACCACCTCCGCCAAACCCGCCTCGACCGCTACCCCGGCCGCCAAAGCCACCCCCACCACCACCGCCCGAACCAGCACTATCGCCTTTGGGTGCTTTGCATCGATTGCACTCGTTGCGCCATGCAAAGTTCTTATTGCTACACTCTCCACATGCCCAATCTCCATCTCGTTCCTGACCACCACCGCCTCCaccgccaccaccaccaccacctccGAAGCGACCACCGCCTCCACCCATGCTTGAACCCCCGCGGGAACCTCCACGATCTCCATCGCGATCACCACCGCCGTAACCACCTCCGCGATCGCCACCACCACCGCCTGGAAAACATATAGACACCGACCGACGCTTAATTAATGcaaaaatttgactattttATTAACTCACGGTTGCCTCCGAAACCGCCACCGCCTCGGTTGAATCCAcctccaccaccaccaccaccaccacgtcCACCAGCACCTCTAGACTGCCAATTGTTATAGCGCGTCGCCAATGACACTTTCACGATGGCTCCATTGAAATCTTTACTGTCGAACCATTGAATTGCGGACTGGGCAGCATTCGAATCCTCGTAGGTGACGGTAGCTTCGCCCTTCATTCGACCCGTTTCCTTGTCCTTGTACATCCAAATTTTCGGCTTCATAGTGCGTTTATCTTTCTgcaaaaaacaagaaataattttatatataaAAACCACCAACAGATCGATCGGTTCGCCAATCTACCTTAATGACACCGATTGCACCGAAGAACTCGGCAATTTCTTCTTCAGTCGTCTCCACTGTCATGCCCTGGATGAAAATTGTGTCCTCCTGAGTCACCATTTCACCCTCTCCGGCTCCTAATTGTTCATTGGTTCGTTTTCGATAGTTGTGTAAGTGTGAGTAGGGTAAGAATGGAAAAAGAATGACGACAACAAAAAATGCTGCATTAGTGGTGAAGCGGGGagcttatttttttttgttttacttaaaAGTATACTCTAAAATTTGACCGATTTCAACTCTTTACTCTTTAAACACGGTACTACTCTTGATGAACATTACGCTTGACTCTTTAAAACTATTTATTGTTACGCTCTGTGTTACTCTAAGGATCCTCTTTTCATTACTCTTGTGTCGGTACTCTTGGACTCTGGTAGGTTCTGTGTGATATCACGTAATGTGTGTTGCAAAATTGTCTAATTTCTGAATTTTGAAATGCCGGTTAACTTTCCATACAACTTTTCGTACACTGATAATACGAGCGAAACTCATCCGTCCGTTACAAATACTGGGCGGACGAATAGGATTTTTATGTCTAATCGATACTTCGG
Protein-coding sequences here:
- the LOC131694568 gene encoding protein lin-37 homolog; this encodes MSMRRNLLDSAEKRRSLQNVALARGRLKGALQDVVTQSDDDAGDESDEQREIRYSKRLKTSAPESIAIPHQSYIMKLFDRSVDLARFDESTPLYPICRSWMQNQPRLNPNRLSGPFSPIKRERNAEMADQYRNHELKEIRAMPAPDPAVYSYSRCPSPVGHNRDVPRTEIDFHAEPISKAVLMAEHKQNWGQVRRKWQDRGRLVDQRYAASFELLDALLQKS
- the LOC131694555 gene encoding RNA-binding protein cabeza-like isoform X1, encoding MADQYSSYGQQDFGGQMQFSVPPPAMPQTNFNQPPPIGGGGGGGGYGGSAGAYGGQSAAPGGYGAQNDYKSNNRDGGYGGGSRGGYGSGGQQGGARGGGNNQSGGYSSGAGNKGGYNSKGAGEGEMVTQEDTIFIQGMTVETTEEEIAEFFGAIGVIKKDKRTMKPKIWMYKDKETGRMKGEATVTYEDSNAAQSAIQWFDSKDFNGAIVKVSLATRYNNWQSRGAGGRGGGGGGGGGFNRGGGGFGGNRGGGGDRGGGYGGGDRDGDRGGSRGGSSMGGGGGRFGGGGGGGGGGGGGQERDGDWACGECSNKNFAWRNECNRCKAPKGDSAGSGGGGGGGFGGRGSGRGGFGGGGQRNSGGGDRGGFGGRGGSRGGGGGAMRGNDRNRGDQRSRPY
- the LOC131694555 gene encoding RNA-binding protein cabeza-like isoform X2, with the protein product MVDKARHPVDMGPKMIINQIIVTAVMAVEAAVVTAVAASKAEPVEVVIINPEATGAGEGEMVTQEDTIFIQGMTVETTEEEIAEFFGAIGVIKKDKRTMKPKIWMYKDKETGRMKGEATVTYEDSNAAQSAIQWFDSKDFNGAIVKVSLATRYNNWQSRGAGGRGGGGGGGGGFNRGGGGFGGNRGGGGDRGGGYGGGDRDGDRGGSRGGSSMGGGGGRFGGGGGGGGGGGGGQERDGDWACGECSNKNFAWRNECNRCKAPKGDSAGSGGGGGGGFGGRGSGRGGFGGGGQRNSGGGDRGGFGGRGGSRGGGGGAMRGNDRNRGDQRSRPY